One part of the Glycine soja cultivar W05 chromosome 11, ASM419377v2, whole genome shotgun sequence genome encodes these proteins:
- the LOC114374791 gene encoding fatty acyl-CoA reductase 3-like isoform X2, giving the protein MRKDLFRLLKENVGAKFNAFVSEKLTLVPGDISQEDLNLKDPILREEIYNQIHCIVNFAATTNFDERYDVALGINTFGVKHVLNFAKSCIKLKVLVHVSTAYVCGERGGLIVEDPCQLGVSLNGVPGLDIGMEKRVVEDKMNQLHEEGATEEDVKMAMKDLGMKRATLYGWPNTYVFTKAMGEMLVETLKKNMSVIIVRPTMITSTYKEPFPGWVEGVRTIDSVIVAYGKGKLPCFLLDINAIFDVIPADMVVNAIITTLVAHANQPCDNIIYQVGSSIANPIRYHNLKDYIYRYFKAKPWVNKEGNPVMVGKVTVLDTMTSFQRYMFIRYLLPLKGLELANVAFCQYFQGMCLDIRRKIHIVMQLVDLYKPYVFFKGVFDNMNTEKLQTAVRQGEVEMEYSVYFDPKMIDWEDYFMNIHIPGIVKYVFK; this is encoded by the exons ATGCGGAAGgatttgtttagattgttgaaagaaaatgtTGGTGCAAAGTTCAATGCCTTTGTTTCAGAAAAGTTGACTCTTGTGCCTGGGGACATTTCTCAAGAGGACTTGAATTTGAAAGATCCCATTCTACGCGAAGAAATTTACAATCAAATTCATTGTATAGTCAATTTTGCTGCCACAACTAACTTTGATGAAAG ATACGATGTTGCATTGGGTATAAATACATTCGGAGTTAAgcatgttttgaactttgccAAAAGTTGTATTAAGCTAAAGGTGCTTGTCCACGTATCAACAG CATATGTATGTGGTGAGAGAGGAGGACTCATAGTAGAGGATCCATGCCAATTGGGTGTGTCGCTAAATGGAGTGCCTGGACTAGACATTGGCATGGAAAAGAGAGTGGTGGAGGATAAGATGAACCAACTTCATGAAGAGGGAGCCACGGAGGAGGATGTTAAAATGGCCATGAAAGACTTGGGTATGAAAAG AGCAACTTTATATGGATGGCCAAACACATATGTCTTCACAAAAGCAATGGGAGAAATGCTTGTAGAAACTCTAAAGAAAAATATGTCTGTTATTATTGTACGTCCCACAATGATTACCAGTACTTACAAAGAACCTTTCCCTGGATGGGTTGAAGGAGTAAG AACCATAGATAGTGTAATTGTTGCTTATGGCAAAGGAAAACTACCATGCTTCCTTCTAGACATCAACGCAATTTTTGACGTG ATACCAGCAGATATGGTAGTGAATGCAATAATAACTACCTTGGTGGCTCATGCAAATCAACCTTGtgataatattatatatcaagTAGGTTCCTCTATTGCAAATCCAATAAGATACCACAATCTCAAAGACTACATCTATAGATATTTCAAGGCAAAACCATGGGTGAACAAAGAGGGAAATCCTGTAATGGTCGGCAAAGTTACTGTATTGGACACCATGACTAGCTTCCAGAGATACATGTTCATTCGTTACTTGCTTCCATTGAAG GGACTAGAGCTAGCCAATGTAGCCTTTTGTCAATATTTTCAAGGAATGTGTCTTGACATTAGAAGGAAGATCCATATAGTGATGCAATTGGTCGACCTTTACAAGCCCTACGTGTTCTTCAAAGGCGT ATTTGATAATATGAACACAGAAAAGTTGCAAACAGCGGTCAGACAAGGTGAGGTAGAGATGGAATATTCGGTTTACTTTGACCCTAAAATGATTGATTGGGAAGACTACTTCATGAATATCCATATTCCTGGTATAGTCAAGTATGTCTTCAAGTAA